From Pseudanabaena sp. PCC 6802, one genomic window encodes:
- a CDS encoding NUDIX hydrolase: protein MGFSSEIRVLALGLIVDGTRTFVSQGYDPKKNRTYYRSLGGGVDFGETSLQALEREFHEELGAKLTNIRYLSCLENIFEYNGKPGHEVIQLYACDFCDRHFYEIESIEFSEGKRKKRALWVNCDRFRSGELTLYPLGIEAYL from the coding sequence ATGGGTTTTTCTTCAGAAATTCGCGTACTGGCATTAGGACTGATCGTCGATGGCACGCGAACTTTTGTTTCACAGGGCTACGACCCAAAAAAGAATCGCACCTACTATAGATCGCTGGGTGGAGGAGTTGACTTTGGCGAAACCAGCCTCCAAGCCTTAGAGCGAGAATTCCACGAAGAATTAGGTGCAAAATTGACTAATATTCGCTATCTTAGCTGCTTGGAAAATATTTTTGAGTACAATGGCAAACCAGGACATGAAGTCATACAGCTTTATGCCTGTGACTTTTGCGATCGCCATTTCTACGAAATTGAGAGTATTGAATTTAGTGAAGGCAAACGCAAAAAGCGGGCACTGTGGGTAAATTGCGATCGCTTTCGCAGTGGAGAGCTAACTTTGTACCCCCTTGGTATAGAAGCATATCTGTAA
- a CDS encoding LexA family protein has translation MARGGKRVGAGRPKGTGKYGEETKAVRLPVRIADKILASLQAGHDVLGALSIAEPEPAPQPQTVTLTLVESIYKPDLSTRYRVPLYMNPVAAGFPAPTEDYVEAKLDLNKHLIKHPEASFMVRVTGYSMIDAGIHPGDLLIVDRSLEPTNNKVIIAVVNGELTVKRIRKTRGKLLLMPENDSYEPIQIYPETEFHIWGVVTNVIHPL, from the coding sequence ATGGCACGCGGTGGAAAAAGAGTAGGGGCAGGTCGCCCTAAGGGTACGGGTAAATATGGTGAAGAAACTAAAGCAGTGCGCTTACCCGTACGGATTGCCGATAAAATTCTAGCATCATTACAGGCTGGTCATGATGTTTTAGGCGCGCTCAGTATAGCAGAGCCGGAACCAGCACCTCAACCTCAAACTGTCACTCTCACCCTGGTTGAGAGTATTTACAAACCCGATCTAAGCACGAGGTATAGGGTACCGCTGTATATGAATCCCGTGGCAGCCGGGTTCCCTGCACCTACGGAAGATTATGTCGAAGCCAAACTCGATCTGAACAAACACCTGATCAAACATCCCGAAGCTAGTTTCATGGTGCGCGTAACTGGTTACTCGATGATCGATGCCGGTATTCATCCAGGCGATCTTTTGATTGTCGATCGCTCCCTGGAGCCAACTAACAATAAAGTGATTATTGCTGTTGTAAATGGCGAACTGACGGTGAAGCGCATTCGTAAAACCAGGGGCAAGCTGTTACTAATGCCTGAAAATGACAGCTACGAACCAATTCAAATCTATCCCGAAACTGAATTTCACATTTGGGGCGTGGTTACAAACGTGATTCATCCTCTTTAA
- a CDS encoding DUF3611 family protein gives MLVKSRHPEPPPAIRKIANAFRILGWVAFWVQLVMAFVAGIALIFTATGRSFSPDTSAGTGIGIFWAVCGILLLVAGIVFDFQYVRISKGLRHEPGAVLHPKRLETIQFLRLGAFIGFSGMLLSLIGSGISVGVLVAKTVSQPPGVAIIDPNKIVRALDVFVVLANINLTAAHLVGTVASFWLLDRVHHYQHPPHQ, from the coding sequence ATGTTAGTCAAATCGAGACACCCCGAACCACCTCCAGCTATCCGCAAAATCGCCAATGCTTTTCGCATCTTGGGTTGGGTAGCATTTTGGGTGCAGTTGGTAATGGCCTTTGTAGCTGGTATTGCTCTCATATTTACCGCTACGGGTCGCAGCTTTAGTCCCGACACTTCCGCTGGTACGGGTATTGGCATATTCTGGGCTGTTTGCGGCATTTTATTACTGGTAGCGGGCATTGTTTTTGACTTTCAGTACGTGCGCATTTCTAAAGGACTGCGGCACGAACCCGGTGCGGTGCTGCACCCCAAACGATTGGAGACAATTCAGTTCCTGCGACTCGGAGCCTTTATCGGCTTTAGCGGCATGTTGCTTTCTCTAATTGGTTCTGGGATTAGCGTGGGCGTTCTGGTTGCCAAAACTGTTTCCCAGCCCCCAGGCGTGGCAATTATCGATCCGAATAAAATCGTGCGCGCCCTGGATGTATTTGTAGTACTAGCTAACATCAATCTCACCGCAGCGCATCTAGTCGGGACGGTCGCTTCGTTCTGGTTGCTGGATCGCGTGCATCACTACCAGCATCCGCCGCATCAATAA
- a CDS encoding NF041680 family putative transposase — MISLDKLEQFRKYTYEIIGNGRDALFDLMDAVLTSRSVSSFVELSLSPLFRREWSSIYEALQDSHPPREDLMKQYIQQMPAAEVTILAGDHTAWSRPYAVTLQERTYEHQPQPGVGSKPVTVGQGYSTIAWIPESEGSFALPLRHERITSFENPIQKAASQLRLVCAEIPGTVLFLGDGEYGCAPFLQQTADIPCIKLLRLRPNRVLYHAPKDYEGHGRPHKHGEKFSLKDSDTWSIPQADITIAEPKLGRLQIRRWPNLHLKQAADHPFTLILVERLDMPESKPLWLIWVAKDEPILSEVWQKYLRRFAIEHWYRLVRQRLHWTIPQLSTPAQMETWSDLMPLLTWQLWLARELVQDSPLPWQKPMTKLSPGRVANAFALVLVRIGSPSPDPKPRGKSPGWPLGKKRTQRIRYPTVKKRYAKPLKKASAATA, encoded by the coding sequence ATGATTAGTTTGGATAAACTTGAGCAATTTCGCAAGTACACGTACGAAATTATAGGGAACGGGAGAGATGCGCTGTTCGACTTGATGGATGCGGTACTGACGAGTCGGAGTGTTTCATCGTTTGTGGAACTTTCGTTAAGCCCATTATTTCGGAGGGAGTGGTCGAGTATCTATGAAGCACTGCAAGATAGTCATCCTCCACGTGAAGACTTGATGAAGCAATACATACAGCAAATGCCGGCAGCAGAGGTGACGATATTGGCGGGCGACCATACAGCCTGGTCGCGTCCCTATGCGGTGACATTACAAGAACGCACCTACGAACATCAACCTCAACCGGGAGTAGGAAGCAAACCTGTTACGGTGGGGCAAGGATACAGCACAATTGCCTGGATTCCAGAGTCAGAAGGGAGTTTTGCCTTACCGTTGCGGCATGAGCGGATCACCAGTTTCGAGAACCCGATTCAGAAAGCCGCTAGTCAGTTACGCTTGGTTTGTGCGGAAATTCCTGGGACTGTGCTTTTCCTGGGGGATGGCGAGTATGGGTGCGCACCATTTTTGCAGCAAACAGCAGACATCCCGTGTATCAAGCTGCTCAGGCTACGCCCCAACCGGGTTCTGTATCATGCCCCAAAGGATTACGAGGGGCATGGGCGACCCCATAAGCATGGAGAGAAATTTAGCCTCAAAGACTCTGACACTTGGTCTATTCCCCAAGCAGACATCACAATTGCAGAGCCTAAACTGGGACGATTGCAAATTCGTCGATGGCCAAACCTGCACTTAAAGCAAGCCGCAGACCATCCCTTTACACTCATTCTGGTCGAACGTCTTGATATGCCTGAATCGAAACCCCTGTGGTTGATTTGGGTCGCTAAAGACGAGCCAATCTTGAGTGAGGTATGGCAAAAATATCTGCGCAGATTTGCCATTGAGCATTGGTATCGCTTGGTGCGTCAACGTCTCCATTGGACAATCCCTCAGCTTTCTACCCCTGCTCAGATGGAGACTTGGTCGGACTTGATGCCTTTACTTACTTGGCAATTGTGGCTCGCTCGTGAACTTGTCCAAGACTCTCCTCTGCCTTGGCAGAAACCGATGACTAAATTGTCTCCTGGTCGAGTTGCAAATGCTTTTGCTTTAGTTTTGGTCAGGATTGGCTCTCCTTCCCCTGACCCTAAACCTCGCGGTAAGTCTCCAGGTTGGCCTCTTGGGAAAAAACGAACCCAACGGATTCGTTATCCTACTGTCAAAAAACGCTATGCCAAGCCCCTCAAAAAAGCTTCCGCTGCAACTGCTTAG
- a CDS encoding zinc-dependent alcohol dehydrogenase family protein, translating into MKAILMTAAGEPEVLQVAEVPAPQIQSPREILVELKAAGVNPIDTKLRKRGTFYPERMPAILGCDGAGVVVAIGAGVQHFAVGDEVYFCNGGLGGHPGNYAEYATVDERFAAHKPSSVSFAVAAAAPLVLITAWEALYDRGRLEAGRRVLIHAGAGGVGHVAIQLAKLQGADVCTTVSTAQKAEFVRSLGADKPILYKQEDFVAAALDWTNGEGVELAFDTVGGSTIAATFPAVQIGGDLVTLLEPDATTSWKVARTRNLRFSFELMLTPMLQGLVDLQEHQAHILSECARLIDEKKLKVHVSQEFPLVEAANAHRLLETGSVTGKLVLQI; encoded by the coding sequence ATGAAAGCAATTTTGATGACGGCTGCCGGGGAGCCAGAAGTTTTGCAAGTCGCCGAAGTTCCTGCGCCGCAGATCCAATCGCCCAGGGAGATCTTGGTCGAGCTTAAAGCTGCTGGCGTAAATCCGATCGATACAAAATTAAGGAAGCGCGGCACATTTTACCCGGAGCGGATGCCAGCCATTTTAGGTTGCGATGGTGCGGGTGTGGTGGTCGCGATCGGCGCGGGCGTGCAGCACTTTGCTGTGGGCGATGAGGTCTATTTTTGCAATGGGGGATTGGGCGGACATCCCGGCAACTACGCCGAATATGCCACGGTTGACGAGCGCTTTGCCGCGCATAAACCGAGTTCCGTATCGTTTGCCGTGGCTGCTGCCGCGCCGCTAGTTTTAATTACCGCTTGGGAAGCACTCTACGATCGCGGTAGATTGGAAGCAGGCAGGCGGGTTTTAATTCATGCTGGTGCTGGTGGAGTTGGGCATGTTGCCATTCAATTGGCTAAGTTACAAGGAGCTGATGTTTGTACGACGGTCAGTACGGCTCAAAAAGCTGAGTTCGTTAGGAGTTTGGGTGCAGATAAACCCATTCTCTACAAGCAGGAGGATTTTGTCGCCGCCGCCCTCGACTGGACGAATGGGGAAGGGGTCGAGCTAGCCTTTGATACGGTAGGCGGTAGCACGATCGCAGCAACTTTCCCGGCAGTGCAAATTGGTGGCGATCTCGTTACGCTATTAGAGCCAGACGCTACCACCAGTTGGAAGGTGGCAAGAACTCGCAATTTGCGCTTTAGTTTTGAGTTAATGCTCACGCCCATGTTGCAGGGTTTAGTGGACTTGCAGGAACACCAGGCGCACATTCTGTCGGAATGTGCCCGCCTCATTGACGAGAAAAAGCTCAAAGTCCATGTCAGTCAGGAATTTCCCCTGGTAGAGGCAGCTAACGCCCATCGCCTTTTGGAAACTGGTTCTGTTACAGGTAAGCTGGTCTTACAGATTTAG
- a CDS encoding phosphotransferase, producing the protein MSSQEDRFPTVYSTLACDALMSRVLPHYKIARVTGCQLWNRGLSDIYIVETVAQPYILRISHCHWRSKSDVYFEMELLDFLRQRQLPVAYPLRTKENRLSIEINAPEGRRYASLFTYAPGKVALGDLNQAQSFKLGEVVASIHQAGVDFHSSYYRQPLTLSYLLDDSLEAIAPFLRHRDEDLQFLLEVVTLIKHRLQDFPQEPPFWGICWGDPHSGNAHFTSDNQVTLFDFDQCGYGWRAFELGKFLQVAIRTGIAHNVREAFLRGYQSVQPISKRELDSLQTFTQMAHIWMWAINLSTAKIHSYNRLDESYFTHRLSQLKMLRSHEWQLF; encoded by the coding sequence ATGTCTTCTCAAGAAGATCGTTTCCCCACCGTTTACTCAACGCTTGCTTGTGATGCATTGATGTCCAGAGTGCTGCCTCACTATAAGATTGCCCGAGTAACTGGCTGTCAGTTGTGGAATCGAGGGTTGAGTGATATTTACATTGTAGAAACAGTAGCACAGCCATATATCCTGAGGATCTCTCATTGTCATTGGCGATCGAAGTCAGATGTTTATTTTGAGATGGAACTGCTGGATTTCTTGCGGCAACGACAACTTCCCGTTGCCTACCCTTTAAGAACAAAAGAAAATCGCTTGTCTATTGAGATAAATGCACCGGAAGGCAGGCGTTATGCGTCTTTATTCACCTATGCACCAGGGAAAGTTGCACTGGGAGATCTCAATCAAGCTCAAAGTTTCAAGTTGGGTGAAGTAGTAGCATCCATTCATCAGGCAGGCGTAGATTTTCACTCTAGCTACTACCGCCAACCGCTGACTTTAAGCTATTTGCTGGATGATTCTTTGGAAGCGATCGCTCCATTTTTGCGCCATCGAGACGAGGATCTGCAATTTTTGCTGGAGGTTGTTACTCTCATCAAACACAGACTGCAAGACTTTCCCCAAGAACCTCCTTTCTGGGGAATTTGTTGGGGCGATCCTCATAGTGGTAACGCTCATTTCACCTCAGACAATCAGGTTACCCTGTTTGATTTCGATCAGTGCGGTTACGGCTGGCGAGCATTTGAACTGGGCAAGTTTTTACAGGTTGCCATACGAACGGGAATTGCTCATAACGTCAGGGAAGCGTTTTTGCGTGGATATCAATCTGTCCAGCCGATCTCTAAACGGGAACTCGACTCTTTGCAAACCTTTACCCAAATGGCTCATATTTGGATGTGGGCGATCAATCTCAGCACTGCCAAAATACACAGTTATAATAGGCTAGATGAAAGTTACTTTACCCATCGCCTGTCACAGCTAAAAATGCTGCGATCGCATGAGTGGCAGCTTTTCTAG
- a CDS encoding DUF4359 domain-containing protein, with protein MNKLLLVLVGAGAIAAVMGFTNPQKEKYLDYASTKLAEEAKESVCKTQNSPDVLKKLNDLVSDACKSGIDKHKDLARGAIDSVTSQENMVIFSIYTTDLPNRKYKTLGILGNFFTFS; from the coding sequence ATGAATAAGTTATTGTTAGTGCTGGTAGGTGCAGGTGCGATCGCCGCGGTGATGGGTTTTACAAATCCGCAAAAGGAAAAATACCTGGACTATGCCTCGACCAAGCTAGCCGAAGAAGCAAAAGAGTCTGTCTGCAAAACTCAAAACTCGCCCGACGTGCTGAAAAAACTGAACGATCTGGTTTCTGATGCCTGTAAGTCCGGGATAGATAAACACAAAGATCTCGCCAGAGGAGCAATAGATAGCGTCACCAGTCAGGAAAACATGGTGATTTTCAGCATCTATACAACCGATTTACCCAACAGGAAATATAAAACCCTGGGGATTTTGGGCAATTTCTTTACATTTAGCTAG
- a CDS encoding glycoside hydrolase family 10 protein → MKLRFISQGWQRSWRRLPVVCFILSLTLTLLLDSFIPIIAPIIAPGEHLNGDWAIAQTSRPEIRGVWMTNNDLDVMRNRAKLQEAIGHLKRLNFNTIYPVVWNSGYALYPSDVAQQAGIQPFVYKGDDGQDILADAIDQAHRQGLLAIPWFEFGFMAPPTSELALKYAHWLTQRQDSSQSSVETDGEVAWLNPLRPEVQQFITDLVLEVVTKYDADGIQFDDHMSLPNEFGYDRYTIDLYRKETKKEPPSDFQNPAWVSWRANKITAFMAKLNKAVKEKKPKAIFSVAPNYYDFAYKFHLQDWLTWIRKDIVDELIVQVYRSDLQSFVDRISSPEIQESQKKIPTGIGILTGLRNNPASLAQIQSQVQAAQSRNLGVSFFYYNSLWDYGPEPVAQRQSGFQTLFPTAALRTTSD, encoded by the coding sequence ATGAAATTACGTTTCATTTCTCAAGGGTGGCAGCGATCGTGGCGGCGGCTTCCTGTGGTTTGCTTTATCCTGTCATTGACGTTGACGCTATTGCTAGATAGCTTCATACCGATAATTGCCCCGATAATTGCCCCAGGAGAGCACCTCAACGGAGATTGGGCGATCGCCCAAACATCCCGCCCCGAAATTCGCGGTGTCTGGATGACTAACAACGACCTGGATGTAATGAGAAATCGGGCGAAATTACAGGAAGCGATCGGACACCTGAAGCGCCTCAATTTCAACACGATTTATCCTGTCGTATGGAATTCTGGCTATGCTCTGTATCCTAGCGATGTCGCTCAGCAAGCCGGGATCCAACCCTTTGTCTATAAGGGTGATGATGGGCAAGATATTTTAGCCGATGCGATCGACCAGGCTCACCGTCAGGGATTGCTGGCAATCCCGTGGTTTGAGTTTGGGTTTATGGCTCCCCCCACATCCGAACTAGCCCTGAAATATGCCCATTGGCTCACACAACGTCAAGATAGCAGCCAAAGTTCAGTTGAGACTGATGGCGAAGTGGCATGGCTGAACCCCTTGCGCCCTGAAGTACAGCAGTTTATTACCGATCTCGTCTTAGAAGTCGTGACTAAATACGATGCAGATGGGATTCAATTCGACGATCACATGAGTTTGCCCAACGAGTTTGGCTACGATCGCTACACCATAGACTTATATAGAAAAGAAACTAAAAAAGAACCTCCCAGCGATTTTCAAAATCCAGCCTGGGTCAGTTGGAGAGCCAATAAAATCACTGCATTTATGGCAAAGCTCAACAAAGCCGTCAAGGAAAAGAAACCGAAGGCAATTTTCTCCGTTGCGCCGAATTATTATGACTTTGCCTACAAATTTCACCTCCAGGATTGGCTCACCTGGATTAGAAAGGACATTGTCGATGAGTTGATCGTACAGGTCTATCGCTCCGACCTCCAGAGTTTTGTCGATCGAATTTCCAGTCCCGAAATTCAGGAATCGCAGAAAAAGATTCCCACGGGGATCGGCATCCTGACCGGACTGCGGAATAATCCAGCCTCTCTGGCACAAATTCAGTCACAGGTACAGGCAGCCCAAAGCCGCAATCTCGGCGTGTCATTTTTCTACTACAACAGCCTTTGGGACTACGGCCCCGAACCAGTTGCCCAAAGGCAATCCGGCTTCCAAACTCTATTTCCCACGGCAGCTTTGCGCACTACTTCAGATTAA
- a CDS encoding IS630 family transposase produces MTRKAHLEQHLTNSELKQRYQSTSDKVESRRWHLLWLVSEQWTIEQAAEVVGINYDYAKELVQKYNRCGIAAMRNRRKDSKIKRGKALLNGEQIAELSVRLKTPPPDRGLWTGPKVAEWIALRTGREKVWAQRGWEYLKKCRYSLQIPRPHHQKADKAAQAEFPHILRARVQELQRQYPHALIEVWAFDEHRVDLKPILRRVWAPIGERPNAVVCHRYEWTYLYGYVHPQTGDTVWSILPRVNIEWFNLALQSFAASVGAGPTKIILLVVDQAGWHMSAKVELPEGIYLAPLPAYSPELQPAERLWALADEPLVNKSFDAIAHLEETLAQRCCILHQMQPQIQVLTNFHWWPDPVALKTG; encoded by the coding sequence ATGACAAGAAAAGCCCACCTAGAACAGCATTTAACAAATAGCGAACTCAAGCAGCGATACCAGAGCACCAGCGATAAAGTCGAGTCGCGACGGTGGCATTTATTGTGGCTGGTGAGCGAGCAGTGGACGATCGAACAAGCAGCAGAGGTAGTAGGCATTAACTACGATTACGCCAAAGAACTGGTGCAGAAATACAACCGATGTGGCATAGCGGCAATGCGGAACAGGCGCAAAGACAGCAAGATTAAACGAGGGAAAGCGTTACTCAATGGCGAGCAAATAGCCGAACTCAGTGTTCGCCTCAAAACACCACCGCCGGATCGAGGACTATGGACAGGGCCAAAAGTAGCAGAATGGATCGCCCTGAGGACGGGTAGAGAAAAAGTATGGGCGCAAAGGGGGTGGGAGTATCTAAAAAAGTGTCGGTATTCGCTGCAAATTCCACGACCACACCACCAGAAGGCAGATAAAGCAGCACAGGCCGAGTTCCCACACATCCTGAGAGCACGGGTGCAGGAACTCCAGAGACAATACCCACATGCCCTTATAGAAGTGTGGGCATTTGACGAGCATCGGGTTGACCTAAAGCCCATCCTGCGCCGAGTATGGGCACCAATTGGCGAGCGACCCAACGCTGTGGTTTGTCACCGCTATGAATGGACGTATTTGTATGGCTATGTACATCCGCAAACGGGAGACACTGTATGGTCGATCTTGCCCAGAGTCAATATTGAGTGGTTTAACTTGGCACTACAATCATTTGCCGCATCTGTAGGTGCCGGACCAACCAAAATTATTTTATTAGTGGTTGACCAGGCGGGCTGGCATATGAGTGCAAAAGTCGAGTTGCCTGAGGGGATTTACCTGGCTCCTCTACCTGCCTATTCTCCTGAACTCCAACCGGCAGAGCGGCTATGGGCATTAGCAGATGAACCTTTAGTTAACAAGAGTTTTGATGCAATAGCGCATTTAGAAGAGACCCTTGCCCAACGCTGTTGCATTCTCCACCAGATGCAACCTCAGATTCAGGTGCTGACCAATTTCCATTGGTGGCCCGATCCTGTCGCTCTAAAAACTGGATAA
- a CDS encoding TfoX/Sxy family protein yields MARSKPKQNSFVDRVVAQLSLVCPAIPRAMFGGYGLFADETIFGLIAYDILYFKVDEHNRGDYVNLDMSPFTYMGKHKPIQMSYYQVPESVFNDLETLAVWVEKAIAAGHRAKVKQKRKSRPEPN; encoded by the coding sequence ATGGCTCGAAGCAAGCCAAAACAAAACTCGTTTGTCGATCGCGTGGTGGCACAACTGTCACTGGTTTGTCCCGCGATCCCGCGTGCTATGTTTGGCGGCTACGGTTTATTTGCGGACGAGACGATTTTTGGACTGATTGCTTACGATATCCTGTATTTCAAAGTGGACGAACATAATCGGGGAGATTACGTCAACTTAGACATGTCGCCTTTTACTTACATGGGTAAGCACAAGCCGATCCAGATGTCCTACTATCAGGTGCCCGAGTCAGTTTTTAACGATTTAGAAACTCTGGCAGTATGGGTGGAAAAAGCGATCGCTGCGGGGCATCGTGCTAAAGTCAAGCAGAAACGAAAATCTAGACCAGAACCAAATTAA